Proteins found in one Fibrobacter sp. UWEL genomic segment:
- the rfbD gene encoding dTDP-4-dehydrorhamnose reductase has protein sequence MKFFVTGVNGQLGHDVMNELLKRGHQGVGSDIAPAYAGVADGSAVTTAEYRQLDITDSVAVDRVLSEVKPDAVIHCAAWTAVDMAEDDELVSKVRAINAGGTQNIADVCHRLDCKMTYISTDYVFNGQGTEPWQPDCKDYKPLNVYGQTKLEGELAVANTLSKYFIVRIAWVFGLNGKNFIKTMINVGKTHDTVRVVNDQIGTPTYTFDLARLLVDMNETEKYGYYHATNEGGFISWYDFTCEIYKQAGMSTKVVPVTTAEYGLSKAARPFNSRLDKSKLVAAGFKPLPTWQDALNRYLKELS, from the coding sequence ATGAAGTTTTTTGTAACTGGTGTGAATGGTCAATTGGGCCATGATGTGATGAACGAGTTGCTGAAGCGGGGCCACCAGGGTGTGGGTTCCGACATTGCGCCTGCGTATGCAGGCGTGGCTGATGGTTCTGCGGTTACGACTGCGGAATATCGCCAGCTGGACATTACGGACTCTGTGGCGGTAGACCGCGTTCTCTCGGAAGTCAAGCCCGACGCTGTGATTCACTGCGCCGCCTGGACTGCGGTGGACATGGCCGAAGACGATGAACTGGTCTCTAAGGTCCGCGCCATCAACGCCGGCGGCACCCAGAACATCGCAGATGTCTGCCATCGCCTGGATTGCAAGATGACCTACATCAGCACGGACTACGTCTTTAACGGCCAGGGCACCGAACCTTGGCAGCCGGACTGCAAGGACTACAAGCCCCTGAACGTCTACGGTCAGACCAAGCTGGAAGGGGAGTTGGCTGTGGCTAACACCCTGAGCAAGTATTTCATCGTGCGAATTGCCTGGGTCTTCGGCCTGAACGGCAAGAACTTCATCAAGACGATGATCAACGTGGGCAAGACCCACGACACCGTCCGCGTGGTGAACGACCAGATCGGCACCCCCACCTACACCTTTGACTTGGCCCGCCTGCTGGTGGACATGAACGAGACGGAAAAGTACGGCTACTATCACGCCACCAACGAAGGGGGCTTCATCAGCTGGTATGACTTCACCTGCGAAATCTACAAGCAGGCTGGCATGAGCACGAAGGTGGTGCCCGTGACTACCGCCGAGTACGGCCTCTCCAAGGCAGCGCGCCCCTTCAACAGCCGACTGGACAAGAGCAAACTGGTGGCCGCCGGCTTTAAACCCCTGCCCACCTGGCAGGACGCTCTGAACCGCTATTTGAAGGAGTTGTCTTAA
- a CDS encoding M15 family metallopeptidase: MKILLSTLVFFLLAGACAAHPTDSLFVPPKPAEPKRFCEEVKRWIAYAEKSKDLVEITNLDGVRMDLRYGTFNNVTGHDLYCGEQRAFIRKEAFAMLQKSIAYMRKTMPGSQLVIFDASRPIYAQAALKKTVQGTAYSAYVSSPIKGGLHNFGLALDLSITDGDGNLLDMGTDFDSFERCAGSVGEADALKSGRLTPQQIENRNKLRRVMGRAGWVPLNSEWWHFNAYTRAYTYENYSKFPL, translated from the coding sequence GTGAAAATTCTGCTTTCGACATTGGTGTTTTTCCTGCTGGCGGGTGCGTGTGCGGCTCACCCTACGGACAGCTTGTTTGTCCCGCCAAAGCCCGCGGAACCTAAGCGCTTTTGCGAAGAAGTCAAACGCTGGATTGCCTATGCGGAAAAAAGCAAGGACCTGGTGGAGATTACAAACTTGGACGGAGTCCGCATGGACTTACGTTACGGGACTTTTAACAACGTAACGGGTCACGATTTGTACTGCGGGGAACAGCGGGCCTTTATCCGCAAGGAAGCTTTTGCGATGCTCCAAAAGAGCATCGCCTACATGAGGAAAACTATGCCGGGTTCCCAGCTGGTAATCTTCGACGCTTCTCGCCCGATATACGCTCAGGCCGCCCTCAAGAAAACAGTCCAGGGCACCGCATACTCCGCCTATGTTTCGTCCCCCATAAAAGGCGGTCTCCATAATTTCGGGCTAGCTCTGGACCTGTCCATCACCGATGGCGACGGCAACCTTCTGGATATGGGCACCGATTTTGACTCCTTTGAACGTTGTGCCGGATCCGTAGGGGAGGCCGACGCATTAAAGAGCGGCAGGCTAACGCCCCAGCAGATTGAAAACCGCAATAAGCTGCGCCGCGTCATGGGGCGCGCTGGCTGGGTACCGCTCAACAGCGAGTGGTGGCACTTCAACGCATACACCCGCGCCTATACCTACGAAAACTACAGCAAGTTCCCGCTATAG
- a CDS encoding sodium:alanine symporter family protein, with product MEAFTAFLDTIDGYVWGIPLILIVLFVGFLLTIRLGCLQVMNLPNALRYMLHNEKGGEGEVSSFGALCTALAATIGTGNIVGVATAIGTGGPGALFWMEVAAFLGMATKYAEGLLAVKYRSMDKDGKVLGGPFFYIEHGLKERFGWNMKWLATLFAIFGVCAGVMGIGTITQVNGITSAMARLTPNASEFVNIGGNSVSITTAIAGVFVTAFAAFVIIGGLKRIAKVSTYIVPVMAILYIVACVLLLLLNFSHISEAIETIVKAAFNPSAVTGGVVGTIFIAMQKGIARGIFSNEAGLGSAPIAAAAAKTKEPVRQGLVCMTGTFFDTIIICTMTGLAIVVSGAWDPKLGLEGVNITMEAFSRGLAIIPGGAMIAPYFLAIALVFFAFTTILGWAYYSEKCLQYLIGRKNHKAILTYRWIYILAIFVGPYLTVSAVWTCADIFNGLMAFPNLVALILLSGIVALETKDFLDRLHDGKVGE from the coding sequence ATGGAAGCTTTTACCGCTTTTCTAGATACCATTGACGGTTATGTCTGGGGAATTCCCCTGATCCTGATCGTTCTCTTTGTCGGTTTCCTCTTAACCATCCGCTTGGGCTGCCTGCAGGTCATGAACCTGCCCAACGCCCTCCGCTACATGCTGCACAACGAAAAGGGCGGCGAAGGCGAAGTCTCTAGCTTTGGCGCACTCTGCACCGCACTTGCCGCTACCATCGGTACGGGTAACATCGTGGGTGTTGCAACCGCAATCGGTACCGGCGGACCCGGCGCTCTCTTCTGGATGGAAGTGGCCGCATTCCTGGGCATGGCCACCAAGTATGCCGAAGGTTTGCTGGCTGTGAAGTACCGCTCCATGGATAAGGACGGCAAGGTTCTGGGCGGCCCCTTCTTCTACATTGAACACGGTCTTAAGGAACGCTTTGGCTGGAACATGAAGTGGCTCGCTACCTTGTTCGCCATCTTCGGTGTTTGCGCCGGCGTCATGGGCATCGGTACTATCACTCAGGTGAACGGCATTACCAGCGCCATGGCTCGCCTGACTCCCAACGCTTCTGAATTCGTGAACATCGGCGGTAACTCCGTCAGCATCACTACCGCAATCGCAGGCGTATTCGTCACCGCTTTCGCCGCATTCGTGATCATCGGCGGTTTGAAGCGCATCGCCAAGGTTTCTACCTACATCGTTCCCGTGATGGCCATCCTTTACATCGTGGCTTGCGTGCTGTTGCTCCTCCTGAACTTCTCTCACATTTCTGAAGCCATCGAAACTATCGTGAAGGCAGCTTTCAACCCCAGCGCAGTAACCGGCGGTGTGGTGGGCACCATCTTTATCGCCATGCAGAAGGGTATCGCCCGCGGCATCTTTAGTAACGAAGCTGGCCTTGGCTCTGCACCTATTGCAGCTGCAGCCGCAAAGACTAAGGAACCTGTCCGTCAGGGTCTTGTCTGCATGACCGGTACTTTCTTTGACACCATCATCATTTGTACCATGACGGGCCTTGCCATTGTGGTCTCCGGCGCTTGGGACCCGAAGCTTGGCCTTGAAGGCGTGAACATCACTATGGAAGCATTCTCCCGCGGCTTGGCAATTATCCCCGGCGGTGCAATGATTGCTCCTTACTTCCTGGCAATCGCCCTGGTGTTCTTTGCATTCACCACCATTCTCGGCTGGGCTTACTATTCTGAAAAGTGCCTGCAGTACCTGATTGGCCGCAAGAACCACAAGGCAATCCTCACCTACCGCTGGATTTACATCTTGGCAATCTTCGTAGGCCCCTACCTGACCGTAAGTGCTGTGTGGACCTGCGCAGACATTTTCAACGGCCTCATGGCATTCCCCAACCTGGTGGCCCTGATTCTGTTGAGCGGCATTGTGGCTCTGGAAACCAAGGACTTCCTGGACCGTTTGCACGACGGCAAGGTAGGCGAATAA
- the gltX gene encoding glutamate--tRNA ligase, with translation MCDCCNNKRPVRVRFAPSPTGYLHVGGARTAIYNYFFAKAMGGVFYLRIEDTDRKRYNETALHDLMRDLKWLGLQWDEGPGCEGSCGPYFQSDRLAIYNEQIKKLLDSGDAYYCFCTEERLQEVRAEQEKAGVSVTGYDRHCRSISREEAEARIAAGEKAVIRFKVPETGVTEFDDVIRGHIAYQNELLDDLVLIKRDGYPTYHFASVVDDHLMGTSHVLRGDEWISSTPKHELLYKAFGWEPPVWCHLPVILDKNGGKLSKRKGAASVGDFRDLGYLPETLVNYLALLGWNPGDDREVMKLQEMIDAFKLERINPKSAMFDEKKLQWMNGQHIHMCDDAALLSIMKEGLAAKGFDLSNEPEARLLEIVKNLKPRAHFVQDLAEMSTYFFKAPETYDEKGAKKHFGEGSKALCLQVRDMLASIEDFKTPVIEKEFYALAERIGHKVGELVGAPRLAVSGVTAGPGLWELFELLGKEETLRRIDVALPLMG, from the coding sequence ATGTGCGATTGCTGCAATAATAAGCGTCCGGTCCGTGTACGTTTTGCCCCTAGCCCCACTGGCTACCTCCACGTTGGCGGTGCCCGTACTGCTATTTACAACTACTTCTTTGCAAAGGCTATGGGTGGCGTTTTCTACCTGCGTATCGAAGATACCGACCGTAAGCGCTATAACGAAACTGCGCTCCACGACCTGATGCGCGACCTGAAGTGGTTGGGCCTCCAGTGGGACGAAGGTCCGGGTTGCGAAGGCAGCTGCGGTCCTTACTTCCAGAGCGATCGTCTGGCTATCTATAACGAACAGATCAAGAAGTTGCTGGATTCCGGCGACGCCTACTACTGCTTCTGCACCGAAGAACGCCTGCAGGAAGTTCGTGCCGAACAGGAAAAGGCCGGCGTTTCTGTGACTGGTTATGACCGTCACTGCCGTAGCATTTCCCGCGAAGAAGCTGAAGCCCGCATTGCCGCTGGCGAAAAGGCTGTGATCCGCTTCAAGGTTCCCGAAACTGGCGTTACCGAATTCGATGACGTGATCCGCGGTCACATTGCTTACCAGAACGAACTGCTGGACGACTTGGTCTTGATCAAGCGCGACGGCTATCCCACTTATCATTTTGCATCTGTTGTGGACGACCACCTGATGGGTACTTCTCATGTGCTCCGTGGTGACGAATGGATTTCTTCTACTCCCAAGCACGAATTGCTGTACAAGGCTTTCGGTTGGGAACCTCCTGTATGGTGCCACCTGCCGGTGATTCTCGACAAGAACGGCGGTAAGCTTTCCAAGCGTAAGGGTGCCGCTTCCGTCGGTGACTTCCGCGATCTGGGCTACCTGCCCGAAACTCTCGTGAACTACCTGGCTCTCCTGGGCTGGAATCCGGGTGACGACCGCGAAGTCATGAAGCTGCAGGAAATGATCGATGCCTTCAAGCTGGAACGCATCAATCCCAAGTCCGCTATGTTCGACGAAAAGAAACTGCAGTGGATGAACGGCCAGCACATTCACATGTGCGACGACGCAGCTCTCCTCTCTATCATGAAGGAAGGCCTTGCCGCCAAGGGCTTTGACCTGTCCAACGAACCGGAAGCACGTCTCCTGGAAATCGTTAAGAACCTGAAGCCTCGTGCACACTTCGTCCAGGATTTGGCTGAAATGTCCACCTACTTCTTCAAGGCTCCGGAAACCTACGACGAAAAGGGCGCCAAGAAGCACTTCGGCGAAGGCTCCAAGGCTCTGTGCCTGCAGGTTCGCGACATGCTTGCTTCCATCGAAGATTTCAAGACTCCGGTGATCGAAAAGGAATTCTACGCTCTCGCAGAACGTATCGGCCACAAGGTGGGCGAACTGGTGGGCGCTCCTCGTTTGGCTGTGTCTGGCGTTACCGCTGGTCCTGGCCTGTGGGAACTTTTCGAACTGCTGGGTAAGGAAGAAACCCTCCGCCGTATCGACGTGGCTCTGCCCCTGATGGGCTAA
- a CDS encoding DUF2442 domain-containing protein yields MKKSDLKNIRLVSDGIELTAGDGSLATLSFSDFPRLNQAEDSLRNDFSVGDFGLRWESLDEDISFDSIFYPERYPLKAKL; encoded by the coding sequence ATGAAGAAAAGCGATTTGAAAAATATTCGTCTTGTAAGTGACGGAATAGAATTGACTGCAGGAGATGGCTCTCTTGCAACGCTTTCCTTTTCGGACTTTCCTCGATTGAATCAGGCTGAGGATTCTTTGCGGAATGATTTTTCTGTTGGGGATTTTGGATTAAGATGGGAGTCTTTGGATGAAGACATTTCCTTTGATTCAATATTCTATCCAGAACGTTATCCTTTAAAAGCGAAGCTTTAA
- the queA gene encoding tRNA preQ1(34) S-adenosylmethionine ribosyltransferase-isomerase QueA — protein sequence MEHNLSDYSFEFPPELIASRTAGKGKTRILHCPKNGGERRIMKAPEIVDLFRAGDCLVVNNTKVIPARLYGKTMHDGEVETLLVQAMIPAPSGEARYEAQVRPGKAFKVGRELIIAGVKTTVESINEDGSRVLRFAVTPIELEAVMNAQGHVPLPPYINRPDDEEDKKAYQTIFAKYSGAVAAPTASLHFSEEMLDALKAKGVYVAEVTLHVGPGTFQNISVEDFTQHKMHGEHYELTQENADIINKAKAAGGRVVTVGTTSTRVVETIASEDGVVRAQAGVTHAFFYPGYRYKIVDGLLTNFHWPKSSLILLVSAFYGRENTLAAYKMAVENQLKLFSYGDGMLIL from the coding sequence ATGGAACACAATCTTTCTGATTACAGCTTTGAATTTCCGCCGGAACTGATTGCCAGCCGAACTGCTGGTAAGGGCAAGACCCGCATTTTGCACTGCCCTAAAAATGGCGGCGAGCGCCGCATTATGAAGGCTCCCGAAATTGTGGATCTTTTTAGGGCTGGCGATTGTCTGGTGGTGAACAACACGAAGGTGATTCCCGCCCGATTGTACGGCAAGACTATGCACGATGGGGAAGTGGAAACCCTGCTGGTTCAGGCTATGATTCCTGCTCCCTCGGGCGAGGCCCGTTATGAGGCGCAGGTCCGCCCGGGCAAGGCTTTTAAGGTTGGCCGCGAGTTGATCATCGCCGGCGTGAAGACTACGGTGGAATCCATCAACGAAGATGGTAGCCGCGTGCTGCGTTTTGCGGTTACGCCCATCGAGTTGGAAGCGGTCATGAATGCTCAAGGTCATGTCCCGCTGCCGCCCTACATAAACCGTCCGGATGACGAAGAAGACAAGAAGGCCTATCAGACTATTTTCGCGAAGTATTCTGGCGCAGTGGCCGCACCGACGGCTAGCCTCCACTTCAGTGAGGAAATGCTGGACGCGTTAAAGGCGAAGGGCGTGTACGTCGCCGAAGTGACACTTCATGTGGGGCCTGGCACCTTCCAGAATATTTCCGTAGAGGATTTCACCCAGCATAAGATGCACGGGGAACACTACGAGCTGACTCAGGAAAACGCCGACATTATCAATAAGGCAAAGGCTGCAGGCGGCCGCGTGGTGACCGTGGGTACTACAAGCACTCGCGTGGTGGAAACCATTGCATCTGAGGATGGCGTGGTGCGGGCTCAGGCGGGCGTCACACATGCGTTCTTCTATCCGGGTTACCGCTACAAGATTGTGGATGGGCTGCTGACCAATTTCCACTGGCCCAAGAGTTCCCTGATCCTTCTGGTGTCCGCGTTCTATGGACGTGAAAACACGCTGGCCGCTTATAAGATGGCCGTGGAGAATCAGCTGAAACTCTTTAGCTACGGCGACGGAATGCTGATCCTTTAA
- a CDS encoding YafY family protein, with the protein MATGYEKINAIKSLLKTKMTVTQLANLLDCGPRTVFRHLEVLTKENCGLRRTKENGQTYYVIQTDREVNLNQTVVKQLEKIKKNMSGANAQDIKNVKLVDRIIEQLSTTNPDEFKPEAITTDPDYILDYGPFSDNKLQTTSINRVLKAIHDHFMVKISYKPSSHEAEPSIFELRPVKIIMRMDTLYLVAADETYETTGIFKNFLFENIINVQETNTAFQKIAFDAGLHYKHAFGKYTDPKMKPEEVSLLVKNKWLQTQFERSHFTPEAMRRMDKDGNMIVDLKLRLTPDFKTWLLGVSPDVKILKPASLKDEIKEMLKKTLAEMDD; encoded by the coding sequence ATGGCAACTGGATACGAAAAAATTAACGCAATCAAGAGTCTTTTGAAAACCAAGATGACTGTGACTCAGCTGGCAAATTTGCTGGACTGCGGCCCCCGTACGGTGTTTCGCCATCTTGAAGTTTTGACCAAGGAAAACTGCGGCCTGCGCCGCACCAAGGAAAATGGCCAGACTTATTATGTTATTCAAACTGACAGGGAAGTGAACCTCAATCAGACCGTGGTGAAGCAGCTGGAAAAAATCAAGAAGAACATGTCCGGCGCCAACGCACAAGACATCAAGAATGTGAAATTGGTGGATCGGATCATCGAGCAGCTGAGTACGACAAATCCCGATGAGTTCAAGCCCGAAGCCATTACCACCGACCCGGATTACATCCTGGATTACGGTCCCTTCAGCGACAACAAACTGCAGACCACCAGCATCAACCGCGTGCTGAAGGCAATCCACGATCACTTCATGGTCAAGATTTCCTACAAGCCGTCCTCTCACGAGGCTGAGCCCAGTATTTTTGAACTGCGTCCGGTGAAGATCATTATGCGTATGGATACATTGTATCTAGTTGCGGCGGATGAAACCTACGAAACCACCGGCATTTTCAAGAATTTCCTTTTTGAAAATATCATTAACGTTCAAGAAACCAACACGGCGTTCCAGAAGATTGCTTTTGACGCAGGTCTGCATTACAAGCATGCATTTGGAAAGTATACGGATCCCAAGATGAAGCCGGAGGAAGTTTCCCTGCTGGTGAAGAACAAATGGCTGCAGACGCAGTTTGAACGTTCGCACTTTACGCCGGAAGCTATGCGCCGTATGGATAAGGATGGCAACATGATTGTGGATCTGAAGTTGCGCTTGACTCCGGATTTCAAGACTTGGCTGTTGGGCGTTTCTCCCGATGTGAAGATCTTGAAGCCCGCTTCCTTGAAGGATGAAATCAAGGAAATGTTGAAGAAGACTTTAGCAGAGATGGACGATTAA
- a CDS encoding NAD-dependent epimerase/dehydratase family protein produces the protein MKILVTGAAGFIGSKLMFMLSQRGDTVVGVDNINDYYDVRLKYGRLRECGIEYHNAEIPFGTEIQSKKFDNCRFVRLSIDDKASVDELFQKENFDKVVNLAAQAGVRYSITNPYAYMQSNLVGFLNILEACRHFKVKHLVFASSSSVYGLNTKVPYNEMDKVDSPVSLYAASKKSNELMAHSYSKLYGLPVTGLRFFTVYGPWGRPDMSPMLFAKAISKGEPIKVFNNGDMIRDFTYIDDIVEGTIHVVDRTPDAAACENNVAYKIYNIGCSHPVKLMDFISEIENAYGEPAKKEFLPMQPGDVYQTNADTTRLETECGYKPHWSLHDGISQFMQWYKSDKNPLK, from the coding sequence ATGAAGATTTTAGTAACTGGTGCCGCAGGTTTTATCGGCTCGAAATTGATGTTTATGCTCTCCCAGCGTGGTGACACGGTGGTGGGTGTGGATAACATCAACGACTATTACGACGTGCGCCTGAAGTACGGCCGCCTGCGTGAGTGTGGCATCGAATACCACAATGCAGAGATCCCTTTCGGTACGGAAATCCAGAGCAAGAAGTTCGACAACTGCCGCTTTGTGCGCCTGTCCATCGACGACAAGGCATCCGTAGATGAACTGTTCCAGAAGGAAAACTTCGACAAGGTGGTGAACCTGGCTGCCCAGGCCGGCGTTCGCTATTCCATTACCAATCCCTACGCCTACATGCAGAGCAACCTGGTGGGCTTCCTCAACATCCTGGAAGCTTGCCGCCACTTCAAGGTCAAGCACCTGGTGTTCGCCTCTTCCAGTTCCGTATACGGCCTGAATACCAAGGTCCCCTACAACGAAATGGACAAGGTGGATTCCCCGGTGAGCCTGTACGCCGCCAGCAAAAAGAGCAACGAGCTGATGGCACATTCCTACAGCAAGCTTTATGGTCTGCCGGTAACAGGGTTAAGATTTTTTACTGTGTACGGCCCCTGGGGCCGCCCCGACATGTCTCCCATGCTGTTCGCCAAGGCTATCAGTAAGGGCGAGCCCATCAAAGTCTTTAACAACGGGGACATGATCCGCGACTTTACCTACATCGATGACATCGTAGAAGGAACCATCCATGTGGTGGACCGCACCCCCGATGCCGCCGCCTGCGAAAACAACGTGGCCTACAAGATCTATAACATCGGTTGCAGCCATCCCGTAAAGCTCATGGATTTCATCAGCGAAATCGAAAATGCCTACGGCGAACCCGCCAAAAAGGAATTTTTGCCCATGCAGCCCGGCGACGTTTACCAGACCAATGCAGACACCACCCGACTGGAAACCGAGTGCGGCTACAAACCCCACTGGAGTCTCCACGACGGAATTTCCCAGTTCATGCAGTGGTACAAGAGCGACAAAAACCCTCTAAAGTGA
- a CDS encoding nitrilase-related carbon-nitrogen hydrolase: MLDVLLVQMESVLGDPASSKVKNFDKVKKLLAGVGSAAGSVGSAANSVGSAAGCKCPRLILLPEMFNVGYIPQDCATLAETPANSETEIFLREIAKASGSVVLGAYIAKNADGSLGNHSCAILPDGNVAASYNKVHPFFPELKRGFAAGESVNLFEIGGWKIASVICYDVRFPELFRDAVKRGANLITVQAAWPLVRKEHWVTLLKARAIENQVYIAAVNGVSPSEQDPTKRLAGTSMLIDPQGNVITSGSDHQEEVIRGQVTLAPLEKYRQEFPVLQGIAPQVGS; this comes from the coding sequence ATGTTAGACGTTCTTTTAGTGCAGATGGAATCCGTTTTAGGTGACCCAGCAAGTAGCAAGGTCAAGAATTTTGACAAAGTCAAGAAATTGCTGGCCGGCGTCGGGTCCGCCGCAGGTTCCGTCGGGTCCGCCGCGAATAGCGTTGGGTCGGCTGCAGGATGCAAGTGTCCCCGCCTGATACTTCTGCCGGAAATGTTTAACGTAGGTTATATTCCTCAGGATTGCGCCACACTCGCGGAGACCCCCGCCAACAGCGAAACCGAGATATTCCTTCGGGAAATCGCAAAGGCATCCGGAAGCGTCGTGCTGGGAGCATACATCGCAAAGAACGCAGACGGCAGTCTAGGCAATCACTCTTGCGCCATCCTTCCCGATGGAAACGTCGCCGCAAGTTACAATAAGGTTCACCCCTTCTTTCCGGAACTCAAGCGCGGTTTTGCCGCCGGCGAGTCCGTTAATTTATTTGAGATAGGCGGTTGGAAGATCGCTTCCGTCATCTGTTACGACGTGCGGTTTCCGGAACTGTTCCGCGATGCAGTCAAGAGGGGCGCTAACCTCATAACAGTTCAGGCGGCATGGCCTCTTGTCCGCAAGGAACATTGGGTTACCTTGCTCAAGGCCCGCGCCATCGAGAATCAGGTGTACATCGCCGCCGTCAATGGAGTCTCCCCCTCGGAACAAGACCCCACGAAGCGTCTGGCCGGCACCTCCATGCTCATTGACCCGCAGGGAAACGTCATCACCTCCGGTTCTGACCATCAGGAAGAAGTCATCCGCGGGCAAGTGACGCTGGCCCCGCTGGAAAAGTACCGCCAGGAATTCCCCGTCCTGCAAGGCATCGCCCCGCAGGTTGGTTCGTAA